A genomic window from Gemmatimonadaceae bacterium includes:
- the purE gene encoding 5-(carboxyamino)imidazole ribonucleotide mutase codes for MPPARAPRSTTPRAPAPWVGVIMGSKSDLVHMRAAAETLAALGIPHEVRVVSAHRTPDWMFEYAAGAEARGLEVIIAAAGGAAHLPGMVASKTILPVLGVPIPATTLNGLDALLSIVQMPKGVPVGTLAIGEPGAVNAALLAAAIVSQNRPDVRNRLRAWRERRTADVLLDTDLRAHLGK; via the coding sequence ATGCCCCCTGCGCGCGCGCCCCGCTCCACCACCCCTCGCGCCCCGGCGCCGTGGGTGGGCGTCATCATGGGCAGCAAGTCCGACCTCGTGCACATGCGAGCCGCCGCCGAGACGCTCGCCGCGCTCGGAATTCCCCACGAGGTGCGCGTGGTGTCCGCCCATCGCACCCCGGACTGGATGTTCGAGTACGCCGCCGGCGCCGAAGCGCGCGGGCTCGAGGTCATCATCGCCGCCGCCGGCGGCGCCGCGCACCTGCCGGGCATGGTGGCCAGCAAGACCATCCTCCCCGTGCTCGGCGTGCCCATTCCCGCCACCACGCTCAACGGACTCGACGCGCTGCTCTCCATCGTGCAGATGCCCAAGGGCGTACCCGTGGGCACGCTCGCTATCGGCGAACCGGGGGCCGTGAACGCCGCCCTCCTCGCCGCCGCGATCGTCTCGCAGAACCGCCCCGACGTGCGCAACCGTCTGCGCGCCTGGCGCGAACGCCGCACCGCCGACGTCCTGCTCGACACCGACCTCCGAGCCCACCTCGGTAAATGA
- a CDS encoding transcriptional regulator, with protein sequence MAKHSAVPKEDAERGRGGRRAQPGLSAVRGKARDEPGSALELDRLIHERMRLGIVSALAVNERLSFNDLKALLETTDGNLSVHARRLEEAGYVTCTKAFEGRIPKTHYALTTAGRRALERYLGHMEALIRATREG encoded by the coding sequence GTGGCTAAGCACAGCGCGGTTCCCAAGGAAGACGCCGAGCGCGGGCGGGGCGGACGCCGCGCCCAGCCCGGATTGAGCGCCGTGCGCGGCAAGGCGCGCGACGAGCCGGGGAGCGCGCTGGAGCTCGATCGGCTGATCCACGAGCGGATGCGGCTGGGCATCGTGAGCGCGCTGGCGGTGAACGAGCGGTTGAGCTTCAACGATCTCAAGGCGCTGCTGGAAACCACCGACGGCAACCTGAGCGTGCACGCGCGCCGTCTGGAAGAGGCCGGCTACGTGACGTGCACCAAGGCATTCGAAGGCCGCATTCCCAAGACGCACTATGCGCTCACGACGGCGGGGCGCCGCGCGCTCGAGCGCTATCTGGGACACATGGAGGCCCTGATCCGGGCCACCCGCGAGGGCTGA
- the uvrA gene encoding excinuclease ABC subunit UvrA has product MKEAIVIRGARQHNLKGFDLEIPRRAITVVTGPSGSGKSSLAFDTIYAEGQRRYVESLSAYARQFLERMEKPDVDAIDGLSPAVAIEQRNPTKTSRSTVGTATEIYDYLRLLWARVGHTICPKCGREMRPDTVQSATDAVLALPAGTRFAVAYPLRMSEEVTHDVVVENLRAQGFLRVSLDGAITHLDDLLTAPVDVTFAKELLVLVDRLAAGPEVRGRLAEAIGTAFAEGEGDCVILLADAPPAGTPHRLRFTERFECPNDGTPAPAPTPQLFSFNSPRGACATCNGFGAVLEYDEALIVPHPERSLRDGALDPWTKPRYDNKRRALAEFARREQIPMDAAWRDLSAKARHALLHARAKGYKGMLPFLKDLEEKRYKQYIRVFLRQYQTAQTCGACGGAKLQPEALNVQVGGRTIAEVSALPVDALLRWMDALVLSEFERQVAAHVLHEARSRVQFLADVGLGYLTLHRATRTLSGGEAQRIGLANSLGSRLVDTLYVLDEPSIGLHPRDMDRLLRLLQRLRDTGNTVLVVEHDLEAIRAADFMVELGPGSGDKGGELVFAGPLSRAGSSPLTGQYLTGEREVPVPAKRRRAGPRWITLTGAREHNLKGIDVKIPVGAVTVITGVSGSGKSTLVHDVLMRALETALRGETSAKQHLGERVGSYDHLSGAEAVDDVVSIDQSPIGKSPRSNPVTYVKAFDEIRRLFAATPLAHERRYTAGTFSFNVAGGRCPTCEGAGYIEVEMVFMADVFVPCDECGGKRFKADVLDVRVNGRNIHETLRLTVDEAIRAFPREEKLGQALWQLQQVGLGYLQLGQPATTLSGGEAQRLKVARELATAGRTTGRKLYIMDEPTTGLHLEDIRKLAQVFDRLVDAGHTLVLVEHNLDVIKLADWVIDLGPEAGDAGGEVVIMGRPEDVARHPTSHTGRWLRTVLHEFPEYRALHGAPREVAG; this is encoded by the coding sequence ATGAAAGAAGCGATCGTGATCCGCGGGGCCCGCCAGCACAACCTCAAGGGATTCGATCTCGAGATCCCGCGCCGCGCCATCACGGTGGTCACCGGGCCGTCCGGATCGGGCAAGTCGTCGCTCGCCTTCGACACGATCTACGCCGAGGGGCAGCGCCGCTACGTGGAGTCGCTGTCGGCGTACGCCCGGCAGTTCCTCGAGCGCATGGAGAAGCCCGATGTGGACGCCATCGACGGGCTCTCGCCCGCCGTGGCCATCGAGCAACGCAATCCCACCAAGACGTCGCGCTCGACGGTGGGCACGGCCACCGAGATCTACGACTACCTGCGCCTGCTCTGGGCCCGCGTGGGGCACACCATCTGCCCCAAGTGCGGGCGCGAGATGCGGCCCGACACGGTGCAGTCGGCCACCGACGCCGTGCTCGCGCTCCCCGCGGGCACGCGATTCGCCGTCGCGTATCCCCTCCGCATGTCCGAGGAGGTCACCCACGACGTGGTGGTGGAGAACCTGCGCGCCCAGGGCTTCCTGCGCGTGAGTCTGGACGGCGCCATCACGCACCTGGACGATTTGCTCACCGCGCCCGTGGACGTCACGTTCGCCAAGGAACTGCTGGTCCTGGTGGACCGGCTCGCGGCGGGCCCCGAGGTGCGCGGCCGGCTGGCCGAAGCCATCGGCACCGCATTCGCCGAGGGCGAGGGCGACTGCGTCATCCTACTGGCCGACGCGCCGCCGGCCGGCACGCCGCACCGGCTGCGGTTCACCGAACGGTTCGAGTGCCCCAACGACGGCACGCCCGCGCCGGCGCCCACGCCGCAGCTGTTCTCGTTCAACAGCCCCCGCGGCGCCTGCGCCACCTGCAACGGCTTCGGCGCCGTGCTCGAGTACGACGAGGCGCTCATCGTGCCGCATCCCGAGCGGTCGCTGCGCGACGGCGCGCTCGACCCCTGGACCAAACCGCGCTACGACAACAAGCGCCGCGCCCTGGCCGAGTTCGCCCGGCGCGAGCAGATCCCGATGGACGCGGCGTGGCGCGACCTCTCGGCAAAGGCCCGGCACGCCCTGCTCCACGCCCGCGCCAAGGGCTACAAGGGCATGCTCCCGTTTCTCAAGGATCTGGAAGAGAAGCGCTACAAGCAGTACATCCGCGTGTTCCTGCGCCAGTACCAGACGGCGCAGACCTGCGGCGCCTGCGGCGGCGCCAAGCTGCAGCCCGAAGCGCTGAACGTGCAGGTGGGCGGCCGCACCATCGCCGAGGTGAGCGCCCTGCCCGTGGACGCCCTGCTCCGGTGGATGGACGCCCTGGTCCTCTCCGAGTTCGAGCGCCAGGTGGCGGCGCACGTGCTGCACGAAGCGCGCAGCCGCGTCCAGTTCCTGGCCGACGTGGGGCTGGGCTACCTCACGCTCCACCGTGCCACGCGCACGCTCAGCGGCGGCGAAGCCCAGCGCATCGGCCTCGCCAACTCCCTGGGCTCCCGCCTCGTGGACACGCTCTACGTGCTCGACGAGCCGTCCATCGGGCTCCATCCGCGCGACATGGACCGCCTGCTGCGCCTGCTCCAGCGCCTGCGCGACACGGGCAACACCGTGCTCGTGGTGGAGCACGACCTGGAAGCCATCCGCGCCGCCGACTTCATGGTGGAGCTCGGGCCGGGCAGCGGCGACAAGGGCGGCGAGCTCGTGTTCGCGGGTCCGCTCTCGCGCGCCGGGTCGAGCCCACTCACCGGCCAGTACCTCACCGGCGAGCGCGAGGTGCCCGTGCCCGCCAAGCGCCGGCGCGCCGGCCCGCGCTGGATCACGCTCACCGGCGCCCGCGAGCACAACCTCAAGGGCATCGACGTCAAGATCCCCGTGGGGGCCGTCACCGTCATCACCGGCGTGTCGGGCTCGGGCAAGAGCACCCTCGTGCACGACGTGCTCATGCGCGCGCTCGAAACCGCGCTTCGCGGCGAGACGTCGGCCAAGCAGCACCTGGGGGAGCGCGTGGGCAGCTACGATCACCTGTCGGGCGCCGAAGCCGTGGACGACGTGGTGAGCATCGACCAGAGCCCCATCGGCAAGTCGCCGCGCTCCAACCCCGTCACCTACGTGAAGGCGTTCGACGAGATCCGGCGCCTGTTCGCCGCCACGCCGCTCGCCCACGAACGGCGCTACACGGCCGGCACGTTCAGCTTCAACGTGGCCGGCGGCCGCTGTCCCACCTGCGAGGGCGCCGGCTACATCGAAGTGGAGATGGTGTTCATGGCCGACGTCTTCGTGCCGTGCGACGAGTGCGGCGGCAAGCGGTTCAAGGCCGACGTGCTCGACGTGCGCGTGAACGGCCGCAACATCCACGAGACCCTCCGCCTCACCGTGGACGAGGCCATCCGCGCCTTCCCGCGCGAGGAGAAGCTGGGCCAGGCGCTCTGGCAGTTGCAGCAGGTGGGCCTGGGTTACCTGCAGTTGGGGCAGCCCGCCACCACGCTGTCGGGCGGCGAGGCGCAGCGGCTCAAGGTGGCGCGTGAACTGGCCACCGCCGGCCGCACCACGGGGCGCAAGCTCTACATCATGGACGAGCCCACTACCGGGCTCCACCTGGAAGACATCCGCAAGCTCGCCCAGGTGTTCGACCGTCTGGTGGACGCCGGCCACACCCTCGTGCTCGTGGAACACAACCTGGACGTGATCAAGCTGGCCGACTGGGTGATCGATCTGGGCCCCGAGGCCGGCGACGCGGGCGGCGAGGTGGTGATCATGGGCCGCCCCGAAGACGTGGCGCGGCATCCCACCTCGCACACCGGGCGCTGGCTGCGCACCGTGCTCCACGAGTTTCCCGAATACCGGGCGCTGCATGGCGCCCCTCGGGAAGTGGCCGGCTGA
- the uppS gene encoding polyprenyl diphosphate synthase codes for MSAMQSGEDGSAMPAPLHVAIIMDGNGRWATSRGLPRTAGHRAGVRTARSIVETARRAGVGTLTLYAFSADNWGRPRGEVTALLRLFRRTLLSESRRCLENGVRLSVIGRRDRLPALLRDTIDEAEAMTAPCGAMQLRVAVDYSARDAILRAAAMAGDAPVSRERFAELLAQVDHAGGGAPDVDLLIRTGGEQRLSDFLLWECAYAELAFTRRMWPDFTGDQFLEMLADFERRERRFGGVPEQAAS; via the coding sequence ATGTCTGCGATGCAATCCGGCGAGGACGGTTCGGCGATGCCGGCGCCGCTGCACGTGGCGATCATCATGGACGGGAACGGCCGATGGGCCACGTCGCGGGGGCTGCCGCGCACCGCGGGCCACCGGGCGGGAGTGCGCACGGCGCGATCCATCGTGGAAACGGCGCGCCGCGCCGGCGTGGGCACGCTCACGCTGTACGCCTTCTCGGCCGACAACTGGGGGCGTCCGCGCGGCGAGGTCACGGCGCTGTTGCGGTTGTTCAGGCGCACGCTGCTGAGCGAGTCTCGGCGCTGCCTGGAGAACGGGGTGCGGTTGTCGGTGATCGGCCGGCGCGACCGGCTGCCGGCGCTGCTGCGCGACACGATCGACGAGGCGGAGGCGATGACGGCCCCGTGCGGAGCGATGCAGCTGCGCGTGGCGGTGGATTACTCGGCGCGCGACGCGATCCTGCGCGCCGCGGCCATGGCCGGCGACGCCCCGGTGAGTCGCGAGCGGTTTGCGGAGCTGCTGGCGCAGGTGGATCACGCCGGCGGCGGGGCGCCCGACGTGGATCTGCTGATCCGCACGGGCGGCGAGCAGCGATTGAGCGATTTCCTGCTCTGGGAGTGCGCCTACGCCGAGCTCGCGTTCACGCGCCGCATGTGGCCCGACTTCACGGGCGATCAGTTCCTGGAGATGCTGGCCGACTTCGAGCGGCGCGAGCGCCGGTTCGGCGGCGTGCCCGAGCAGGCGGCCAGCTGA
- a CDS encoding FHA domain-containing protein, with protein MPVIQVHDVQHPLKRGQTRLGSGPDADVRVSDDASLGVQAVLDLGADDQAIIRRAGGGSAVKVNGVALGAEPTPLMHGDKVEIAGVELQYSEDRKAGATQYVSAAEIAEIAAAKRAGPARATAATGGRLVSLVDGKEYAIADSGITMGRDAGNDVVVAQSEVSRVHARLGPGETGYVLTDQSTNGVFVNGERVSGTKLLSRADVIRVGSEEFRFYADVAPIARSVAAPAAPTAPPPVAPTPAPPAPAPVASRPAPAPLSQEPTTLPTPAPTAAPAPVLRPVLAVLEMANEGPGKGQTFDVRASLTHVGRGPHNDIVLADESVSDSHAKLQLRDDGWYVVDAGSTNGTYVGGTRVEGERRLDGAPDLRFGGIKMRFRPVAQPSDAGKGTRRIATRPSDRASVAPAATKRGVPMWVWILLALVVVGGAVLYRLKG; from the coding sequence ATGCCGGTCATACAGGTTCACGACGTACAGCATCCGCTCAAGCGCGGACAGACGCGGCTGGGCAGCGGCCCTGACGCGGACGTCCGCGTCAGCGACGACGCGTCGCTGGGCGTGCAGGCGGTGCTGGACCTCGGGGCCGACGACCAGGCGATCATCCGGCGCGCCGGCGGCGGCAGCGCCGTGAAGGTGAACGGCGTGGCGCTGGGGGCCGAACCCACGCCTCTCATGCACGGCGACAAGGTGGAGATCGCCGGCGTGGAACTGCAGTACTCCGAGGACAGGAAGGCGGGCGCCACCCAGTACGTCTCGGCGGCGGAGATCGCCGAGATCGCCGCCGCCAAGCGCGCCGGTCCGGCACGCGCCACCGCCGCCACGGGCGGCCGTCTGGTGTCGCTGGTGGACGGCAAGGAATACGCGATCGCCGATAGCGGCATCACGATGGGGCGCGACGCCGGCAACGACGTGGTGGTGGCGCAGAGCGAGGTGTCGCGGGTGCATGCCCGCCTCGGTCCCGGCGAGACCGGCTACGTGCTCACGGATCAGAGCACCAACGGCGTGTTCGTGAATGGCGAGCGCGTGTCGGGCACCAAGCTGCTCTCGCGCGCCGACGTGATCCGGGTGGGAAGCGAGGAGTTCCGTTTCTATGCCGACGTGGCGCCGATCGCCCGTTCGGTCGCCGCCCCTGCCGCTCCCACCGCGCCGCCGCCCGTCGCGCCCACGCCCGCTCCGCCGGCGCCTGCGCCGGTCGCTTCGCGTCCCGCGCCGGCGCCCCTGTCGCAGGAGCCCACCACGCTGCCCACGCCGGCGCCCACCGCGGCGCCGGCGCCGGTGCTCCGCCCGGTGCTGGCCGTGCTCGAGATGGCCAACGAGGGACCCGGCAAGGGCCAGACGTTCGACGTGCGCGCCTCGCTCACCCATGTGGGACGCGGCCCGCACAACGACATCGTGCTGGCCGACGAGAGTGTGAGCGACTCGCACGCCAAGCTGCAGTTGCGCGACGACGGGTGGTACGTGGTGGACGCCGGTTCGACCAATGGGACGTACGTGGGCGGCACCCGCGTGGAAGGGGAGCGCCGGCTCGATGGCGCGCCCGACCTGCGGTTTGGCGGCATCAAGATGCGGTTCCGTCCGGTGGCCCAGCCCTCGGACGCCGGCAAGGGCACGCGGCGCATCGCCACGCGGCCGTCCGATCGCGCGTCGGTCGCGCCCGCCGCCACGAAGCGCGGCGTCCCGATGTGGGTGTGGATCCTTCTCGCGCTGGTCGTCGTGGGCGGCGCCGTCCTCTACCGACTGAAGGGGTGA
- a CDS encoding ABC transporter ATP-binding protein: protein MTDAAAYHDEDALGKSYDWRLMRRLLGYVRPYGWLVAASLVLLMLDGLLQLVGPLLTQRVIDVALPNHDAAMATRAAVLFAASLGAAFLAQFGDTMFTSLLGQRVMRDLRDDLFAHLQRLPIRFFDRTPVGRLVTRTTADVESLNELFTAGVVAGLGDLFTLAAIGVMMIITDWRLALAAFGVIPFVYLTSHLFQRAVRTSYRDIRTRLARINAFLQERITGMRILQLFGMERPDAAEFERLNARHLDAHLRSIVYYAVYFPAIEVLTTVALASLIVASAHRVQFGVLTVGTVAAFLQLVRRFFQPLQDLSDKFNTLQQAMAASERIFDLLDEPEALGGAGGEAAPTLEGARSATIAFEDVWFSYDAPGTPESELRWVLKGVSFEARPGQTLALVGHTGAGKTTIVNLLLRYYEPQRGRITVNGVDTRRIPTDTLRSLIGYVQQDIFLFAGDVAGNIRLSSRLSDAEVARAAARVGADRIIRRFPDGYAHPLGERGGSVSVGERQLLSFARAIAADPAVLVLDEATSAVDSEIEADIQRALAELMAGRTTIAIAHRLSTIVDADEILVLHHGQVVERGAHRALMARRGLYERLYRLQAGGGDPAHGGSERLPASGVLG from the coding sequence ATGACGGACGCCGCCGCATATCACGACGAAGACGCGCTGGGCAAGTCGTACGACTGGCGGTTGATGCGGCGGCTGCTGGGCTACGTGCGGCCGTACGGATGGTTGGTGGCGGCGTCGCTGGTGCTGCTCATGCTCGACGGCCTGCTGCAGCTGGTGGGGCCGCTGCTCACGCAGCGCGTGATCGACGTGGCGCTGCCCAACCACGACGCGGCGATGGCCACCCGGGCCGCCGTCCTGTTTGCGGCGTCGCTGGGGGCGGCGTTCCTGGCCCAGTTCGGCGACACGATGTTCACCAGCCTGCTGGGCCAGCGCGTGATGCGCGACCTGCGGGACGACCTGTTCGCGCACCTGCAGCGGCTTCCCATCCGATTCTTTGACCGCACCCCCGTGGGCCGTCTGGTCACGCGGACCACGGCCGACGTGGAGTCGCTCAACGAGCTGTTCACGGCCGGGGTGGTGGCGGGGCTGGGGGATCTGTTCACGCTCGCCGCGATCGGCGTGATGATGATCATCACCGATTGGCGGCTGGCGCTGGCCGCGTTCGGGGTGATCCCGTTCGTCTATCTCACGTCGCATCTCTTCCAGCGCGCGGTGCGCACGTCGTACCGCGACATCCGGACGCGACTGGCCCGGATCAATGCGTTCCTGCAGGAGCGCATCACCGGGATGCGGATCCTGCAATTGTTCGGCATGGAGCGGCCGGACGCCGCGGAGTTCGAGCGGCTCAACGCGCGGCACCTGGACGCGCACCTGCGGTCGATCGTGTACTACGCCGTGTACTTTCCGGCCATCGAAGTGCTCACCACGGTGGCCCTGGCCAGCCTGATCGTGGCGAGCGCGCACCGCGTGCAGTTCGGCGTGCTCACCGTGGGCACCGTGGCCGCGTTCCTGCAGCTGGTGCGGCGGTTCTTCCAGCCGCTGCAGGATCTCTCGGACAAGTTCAACACGTTGCAGCAGGCGATGGCGGCTTCGGAGCGGATCTTCGACCTGCTCGACGAGCCCGAAGCGCTCGGCGGCGCGGGCGGCGAGGCCGCGCCCACGCTCGAGGGCGCGCGGTCGGCGACGATCGCGTTCGAGGACGTCTGGTTCTCGTACGATGCGCCGGGCACGCCGGAATCCGAGCTGCGCTGGGTGCTCAAGGGCGTGAGCTTCGAGGCGCGTCCGGGCCAGACCCTGGCGCTGGTGGGCCACACCGGCGCCGGCAAGACTACGATCGTGAACCTGCTGCTGCGCTACTACGAGCCGCAGCGCGGACGCATCACCGTGAACGGCGTGGACACGCGGCGCATCCCGACCGACACGCTGCGGTCGCTGATCGGCTACGTGCAGCAGGACATCTTCCTGTTCGCCGGCGACGTGGCCGGCAACATCCGGCTGTCGTCGCGGCTCTCCGATGCCGAGGTGGCGCGGGCGGCGGCGCGCGTGGGCGCCGACCGGATCATCCGCCGGTTCCCCGACGGCTACGCGCATCCGCTGGGCGAGCGGGGCGGGTCGGTGAGCGTGGGCGAGCGGCAGCTCCTGTCGTTCGCGCGGGCGATCGCCGCCGATCCCGCGGTGCTCGTGCTCGACGAGGCGACGAGCGCCGTGGACAGCGAGATCGAGGCCGACATCCAGCGCGCGCTGGCCGAGCTGATGGCCGGCCGCACCACGATCGCGATCGCCCACCGGCTGAGCACGATCGTGGACGCGGACGAGATCCTGGTGTTGCACCACGGCCAGGTGGTGGAGCGGGGCGCGCACCGCGCGCTGATGGCGCGCCGGGGCTTGTACGAGCGATTGTATCGGCTTCAGGCCGGCGGCGGTGACCCAGCGCACGGCGGCTCCGAGCGCTTGCCAGCTTCGGGGGTGTTGGGGTAG
- a CDS encoding acetate kinase, whose product MNVLVLNSGSATLKFQLVRTDAERMRDNRDEKLARGSVEHIGGEAVYTLTVPGRPPVRGTVAARDHRAVLDFLINWMAGPDSGVDIDTVASIEAVGHRVAHGGERFRLSVRIDDEVQRAIEDTIDLAPLHNPSNLKGIAAARAVLGAGIPQVAVFDTAFHHTLPERAHLYAIPYQLYRRHRVRRYGFHGTSYRYVSWRYRQLTGRTREQTRIIALHLGNGCSACAINAGDSIDTSMGFTPLEGLMMGTRSGDLDPAILDYIAGKEGLTLSEVEGLLNKQSGLLGISGLTNDMRELLAEASEHDDRRAKLAIDLFCYRVRKYIGAYLAALGGAEAIVFAGGIGENAATVRAQICDGLAWLGVVLDADRNAATVHGAEGRISAPDSRVEVWVIPTDEELLIARDTVRVVSGLETHS is encoded by the coding sequence ATGAACGTGCTCGTGCTCAACTCCGGGTCGGCCACGCTCAAGTTCCAACTCGTGCGCACCGACGCCGAGCGCATGCGCGACAACCGCGACGAGAAGCTGGCCCGCGGCAGCGTGGAGCACATCGGCGGCGAGGCGGTCTACACGCTCACCGTGCCCGGCCGGCCGCCCGTGCGCGGCACGGTCGCGGCCCGCGACCACCGCGCGGTGCTCGACTTCCTGATCAACTGGATGGCCGGCCCCGACTCGGGCGTGGACATCGACACCGTGGCGTCCATCGAAGCGGTGGGCCACCGCGTGGCCCACGGCGGCGAGCGCTTCCGGCTGTCGGTGCGCATCGACGACGAGGTGCAGCGCGCCATCGAGGACACGATCGACCTCGCGCCGCTGCACAATCCCAGCAACCTCAAAGGCATCGCCGCGGCCCGCGCCGTGCTCGGCGCGGGGATTCCGCAGGTGGCCGTGTTCGACACCGCGTTCCATCACACCCTCCCCGAGCGCGCGCACCTGTACGCCATTCCGTACCAGCTCTACCGCCGCCACCGCGTGCGCCGGTACGGCTTTCACGGCACGTCGTACCGCTACGTGTCGTGGCGTTACCGCCAGCTCACCGGGCGCACCCGCGAGCAGACCAGGATCATCGCCCTCCACCTGGGCAACGGCTGCTCGGCGTGTGCCATCAACGCCGGCGACTCGATCGATACCTCGATGGGGTTCACGCCGCTCGAGGGGCTCATGATGGGCACCCGCTCCGGCGACCTCGATCCCGCGATCCTCGATTACATCGCCGGCAAGGAAGGGCTCACCCTCAGCGAGGTCGAAGGGCTGCTCAACAAGCAGTCGGGATTGCTGGGCATTTCCGGACTCACCAACGACATGCGCGAACTGCTGGCCGAAGCCAGCGAGCACGACGACCGCCGGGCCAAGCTGGCCATCGATCTGTTCTGCTATCGCGTGCGCAAATACATCGGCGCCTACCTCGCCGCGCTGGGCGGCGCCGAGGCCATCGTGTTCGCCGGCGGCATCGGCGAGAACGCGGCCACGGTGCGCGCCCAGATCTGCGATGGGCTGGCCTGGCTCGGCGTGGTGCTCGACGCCGACCGCAACGCGGCCACCGTCCACGGCGCCGAAGGGCGCATCAGCGCGCCCGATTCACGCGTCGAGGTGTGGGTGATCCCCACCGACGAGGAACTGCTCATCGCCCGCGACACCGTGCGCGTGGTGTCGGGGCTCGAGACGCACTCCTAG
- a CDS encoding prepilin-type N-terminal cleavage/methylation domain-containing protein, producing the protein MRRRRGGFTLIELLASMTIIAILAGIMIPKTGDFINQAKATAAVSDIQYVQQAVNSYLAAAPTDSTSLPPTAAMGQVPDAFRPDLGANYSFIKGDYTLQYNNWTFYQSVGGQTTSQTIIGITMQTKNARLGALVMEKLPLPHFQWGQNDTQDYTFIVYGLQ; encoded by the coding sequence ATGAGGCGCCGGCGCGGGGGGTTCACGCTCATCGAACTGCTGGCGTCGATGACGATCATCGCGATCCTGGCCGGGATCATGATTCCGAAGACGGGAGATTTCATCAATCAGGCCAAGGCGACGGCGGCCGTTAGCGACATCCAATACGTGCAACAGGCGGTGAACAGCTACCTGGCGGCGGCTCCCACCGACTCCACGAGCCTGCCGCCCACAGCGGCGATGGGGCAGGTGCCGGATGCCTTCAGACCCGACTTGGGGGCCAATTACTCATTCATCAAGGGCGACTACACGCTCCAGTACAACAACTGGACGTTCTATCAGAGCGTTGGCGGCCAGACGACATCGCAGACAATCATCGGGATCACGATGCAGACCAAAAACGCGCGGTTGGGCGCGCTCGTGATGGAGAAATTGCCGCTACCGCACTTCCAGTGGGGGCAGAACGACACGCAGGACTACACGTTCATCGTGTACGGCCTGCAATAG
- the purK gene encoding 5-(carboxyamino)imidazole ribonucleotide synthase, giving the protein MTVIRPGATIGILGGGQLGRMTAQAARTMGFSVQALDPDPECPARPVVDRLITAAFDDAAAAAELARGCQVVTLEIEQIGAAGLEAALHFAPVRPAPAIIAHIQHRGRQKAWLTEHGFPVGDYRDVRSPADMEQAIRDLGPCFVKSCHGGYDGRSQVRVHAVEACADAWRALGERHAVAERALDLAMEISVLVARRPSGQTVAYPPALNHHTNQVLAWSVLPAPIPGDLAARAQDIALGIARAMNIEGLLAVELFVTGNGQLLVNELAPRPHNSYHASERACPTSQFEQLVRAVCDLPLGDVRIVEPAAIVNLFGDLWQGGQPPDFTPALELPGVRLHLYGKKTARPGRKMGHLSATGPTPETALSNARAAAARVGLVI; this is encoded by the coding sequence ATGACCGTCATTCGCCCCGGCGCCACCATCGGCATTCTCGGCGGCGGGCAGTTGGGCCGCATGACGGCGCAGGCCGCGCGCACCATGGGGTTCTCCGTCCAGGCGCTCGATCCCGATCCCGAGTGCCCCGCCCGCCCCGTGGTCGATCGCCTCATCACGGCGGCGTTCGACGACGCCGCCGCGGCCGCGGAACTGGCCCGCGGCTGCCAGGTGGTCACGCTCGAGATCGAGCAGATCGGCGCCGCCGGCCTCGAAGCCGCGCTGCACTTTGCGCCCGTGCGCCCGGCGCCCGCGATCATCGCCCACATCCAGCACCGCGGCCGGCAGAAGGCCTGGCTCACCGAGCACGGGTTCCCCGTGGGCGACTACCGCGACGTGCGCTCGCCGGCCGACATGGAACAGGCCATCCGCGACCTCGGGCCCTGCTTCGTGAAGTCGTGCCACGGCGGCTACGACGGCCGCAGCCAGGTGCGCGTGCACGCCGTGGAGGCCTGCGCCGATGCGTGGCGCGCCCTCGGGGAACGCCACGCGGTGGCCGAGCGCGCGCTCGACCTGGCCATGGAGATCTCGGTGCTGGTGGCACGGCGCCCGTCGGGCCAGACGGTGGCGTATCCGCCCGCCCTCAATCACCACACCAATCAGGTGCTCGCCTGGTCGGTGCTGCCGGCGCCGATCCCCGGCGATCTCGCGGCGCGCGCCCAGGACATCGCGCTCGGCATCGCCCGCGCCATGAACATCGAGGGCCTGCTCGCGGTGGAACTGTTCGTCACCGGCAACGGCCAGCTCCTGGTCAACGAGCTGGCGCCGCGTCCGCACAACTCGTATCACGCCAGCGAGCGCGCGTGCCCCACCAGCCAGTTCGAGCAGCTCGTGCGCGCCGTGTGCGATCTGCCCCTGGGCGACGTGCGCATCGTGGAACCGGCGGCGATCGTGAATCTGTTCGGCGACCTGTGGCAGGGCGGCCAGCCGCCGGACTTCACGCCGGCGCTGGAGCTGCCCGGTGTACGCCTGCACCTCTACGGCAAGAAGACCGCGCGACCCGGCCGCAAGATGGGCCATCTGTCCGCCACCGGGCCCACGCCGGAGACGGCGCTCTCCAACGCGCGCGCCGCGGCGGCGCGCGTCGGCCTCGTCATCTGA